The following proteins are encoded in a genomic region of Candidatus Leptovillus gracilis:
- a CDS encoding S9 family peptidase, protein MNHRPILPADVATYPLPGMNAPTAVTFSPDDMLVAYLHSTEGSLTRQLMAFDPASGVTRSLVLPPGRGDAEDTLSLAETLQRERLRQHGLGVTRYAWGQGRRLLLPVGGNLYVQDGPDTELRLLVAGNGTPLLDARFAPDGQWVAFVQDAELYVVPIADGRPRQLTRGACGSDGQTHGLAEFIAQEEMGRSEGYWWSPDSQWLAFTEVDESHIPIYRIVHQGKAQTGDAVQEDHRYPFAGRDNARVRLGLAHRDGGVHRGSGVHRGSGVHRDGGDPIWLDLGEDADIYLARVNWLPNGRLTAQIENRAQTRLDLVEFNIQTGTKRTLISESSDVWINLHNLFWPLADGRFLWGSERTGFMHLYLYDGDGGLERPLTQGDWLVTEIAAVDEAAGLVYFLGTADGPLETHLYVVALGGGDPRRLTAEAGTHSVVIDGQKRRFVDSHHSLNRATAVTLRNLADGAALRTLYTNDDPRLTELALQTPRIVTLPTRDGETLYGAIFRPPSLFGSGPHPTIVSVYGGPHAQRVTDSWLLTANMRAQYLAQQGYLVFLLDNRGSARRGLAFESWIKGRMGQIEVQDQVDGVRWLVAQGLADAARVGIYGWSYGGYMAAMCLAQAPETFKVAVAGAPVTHYDGYDTHYTERYMGRPQDNPQGYAQASVMAHSEKLSGKLLLVHGLIDENVHFRHTARLINALIHAGKPYDLLLFPDERHSPRGLADRIYMEQRIRDYFVANL, encoded by the coding sequence ATGAACCATCGTCCCATTTTACCTGCTGATGTTGCCACATATCCGCTGCCGGGCATGAACGCGCCAACGGCCGTCACCTTCAGCCCTGATGACATGCTTGTTGCTTATTTGCACAGCACCGAGGGCAGCCTGACCCGCCAATTGATGGCCTTTGATCCTGCCAGCGGCGTAACACGGTCGTTGGTCTTACCCCCCGGCCGCGGCGACGCCGAAGACACGCTCTCTTTGGCCGAAACATTGCAGCGCGAGCGGCTGCGCCAGCATGGGCTGGGCGTTACCCGCTATGCCTGGGGCCAGGGCCGCCGCCTACTGCTGCCCGTGGGCGGCAATTTGTACGTGCAAGATGGGCCAGACACCGAACTGCGGCTGTTGGTCGCCGGTAACGGGACACCCTTGTTGGACGCCCGCTTCGCCCCCGATGGGCAGTGGGTGGCCTTTGTGCAAGACGCCGAACTGTACGTGGTTCCCATCGCCGATGGCCGGCCACGCCAACTGACGCGCGGCGCGTGCGGCAGCGACGGCCAAACGCATGGTCTGGCCGAATTTATCGCCCAGGAAGAAATGGGCCGCAGCGAAGGGTATTGGTGGTCGCCAGACAGCCAATGGCTGGCTTTCACGGAAGTGGACGAAAGCCATATTCCCATCTACCGCATCGTTCACCAGGGCAAGGCGCAGACTGGCGATGCGGTCCAAGAAGACCACCGCTACCCCTTTGCCGGGCGGGACAACGCCAGAGTGCGCCTGGGCTTGGCCCACCGCGACGGTGGGGTCCACCGCGGCAGTGGGGTCCACCGCGGCAGTGGGGTCCACCGCGACGGTGGCGACCCTATCTGGCTGGACCTGGGCGAAGATGCCGACATCTATCTGGCGCGGGTGAACTGGCTGCCCAACGGCCGTCTGACAGCCCAAATCGAAAATCGCGCCCAGACCCGGCTGGACCTGGTGGAATTTAACATCCAGACGGGGACAAAACGGACCCTGATCAGCGAAAGCAGCGACGTCTGGATCAACCTGCACAACCTGTTTTGGCCGTTGGCCGACGGCCGTTTCCTCTGGGGTTCTGAGCGCACCGGTTTTATGCACTTGTATTTGTACGATGGTGATGGTGGGTTGGAACGGCCGTTGACTCAGGGCGACTGGCTTGTCACCGAAATCGCCGCCGTAGACGAAGCAGCCGGCCTGGTTTACTTCCTGGGCACGGCCGATGGCCCGTTAGAGACGCATCTGTACGTTGTGGCGCTTGGCGGTGGCGACCCCCGCCGCCTGACGGCCGAGGCCGGAACCCACAGCGTGGTCATAGACGGGCAAAAGCGCCGCTTCGTGGACAGCCACCACAGCCTAAACCGGGCAACGGCCGTTACCCTGCGTAATCTGGCCGATGGCGCGGCGCTGCGCACCCTCTACACCAACGACGACCCCCGCCTGACCGAATTAGCCCTCCAGACGCCGCGTATCGTCACCTTGCCTACCCGCGACGGCGAAACGCTCTACGGTGCAATTTTTCGCCCGCCCAGCCTGTTTGGCTCAGGCCCCCATCCCACCATCGTCAGCGTCTATGGTGGCCCCCACGCCCAGCGCGTCACCGACAGTTGGCTGCTGACGGCCAACATGCGCGCCCAATACCTGGCGCAGCAGGGGTATCTGGTGTTTCTGTTAGATAATCGCGGCAGCGCCCGGCGCGGTCTGGCCTTTGAAAGCTGGATCAAAGGGCGCATGGGCCAGATTGAGGTGCAAGATCAGGTGGATGGGGTGAGGTGGCTGGTGGCGCAAGGTCTGGCCGATGCAGCGCGGGTGGGCATTTATGGTTGGAGCTATGGGGGGTATATGGCCGCCATGTGTTTGGCGCAGGCCCCGGAGACTTTTAAGGTTGCCGTCGCCGGCGCACCCGTCACCCATTATGATGGCTACGATACCCATTACACCGAGCGTTACATGGGCCGGCCGCAGGACAACCCGCAAGGGTATGCTCAGGCAAGCGTGATGGCCCACAGCGAAAAACTCAGCGGCAAACTGCTGCTGGTGCATGGCCTGATTGACGAAAACGTCCATTTCCGCCACACGGCCCGCCTGATCAATGCCCTCATCCACGCCGGCAAACCGTATGACCTGCTGCTTTTCCCCGACGAGCGCCATTCCCCCCGTGGTCTGGCCGACCGCATCTACATGGAGCAGCGTATCCGCGATTACTTCGTGGCGAATCTGTGA
- a CDS encoding potassium/proton antiporter: MNEYILISASLLLLISVLASKVSDRFGVPALLLFLLMGMFVGSDGPGGIYFDDPALAQFLGVIALVLILFSGGLDTDWTTIRPVLKEGLLLSTVGVLITALTVGLFTSYLLGFSLLEGLLLGAIVSSTDAAAVFSILRSKGLSLKGRLKPLLELESGSNDPMAIFLTVGFIHLLTHPDASPVSLLGLFALQMGIGAAMGYVMGRAILYLINHVKLGYEGLYPVLTLALVLLTFTLTDGLNGSGFLAVYLAGIVLSHNDFIHKRSLMRFHDGLAWLMQIAMFLTLGLLVFPSRVVPIMGVGLLIAGYLIFVARPVSVFVSLLPSKLTWREKSYLSWVGLRGAAPIILATFPLLARLPQADLIFNVVFFIVLTSVLLQGTTLSLVARWLKVDAPTIPKQVYPIEYMPMDGLKSELKELPIPAGSPAVGKSIVELGLPAGLLIVLIARGSEFVLPGGGTVVQAGDTLLLLSDKPSFADVAARFNAPMS; this comes from the coding sequence GTGAACGAGTATATTCTCATCAGTGCATCCCTGCTGCTGCTGATCAGTGTGCTGGCCAGCAAGGTCTCCGACCGGTTTGGTGTGCCGGCGCTTTTGCTGTTTTTGCTCATGGGCATGTTTGTCGGGTCCGATGGACCGGGTGGCATTTACTTCGACGACCCCGCCCTGGCGCAGTTCCTAGGCGTCATCGCTCTGGTCCTCATTTTATTCTCCGGTGGCCTGGACACCGATTGGACAACCATCCGCCCGGTCCTCAAAGAAGGACTGCTGCTGTCTACCGTTGGCGTTTTGATAACTGCCCTGACTGTCGGTCTGTTTACCTCCTACCTTCTGGGCTTTTCGCTGCTGGAGGGGCTGCTGTTGGGGGCAATTGTCTCCTCCACGGATGCTGCGGCCGTATTTTCCATTCTCCGTTCCAAAGGGCTGAGCCTCAAGGGACGGCTGAAGCCGCTGTTGGAACTGGAATCGGGCAGCAACGATCCGATGGCTATCTTCCTCACGGTAGGGTTCATTCACCTACTCACCCACCCAGATGCCTCTCCGGTGAGCCTGCTCGGTTTGTTCGCCTTGCAAATGGGCATTGGCGCGGCGATGGGTTATGTGATGGGCCGGGCGATTCTGTATTTGATCAACCATGTCAAATTAGGGTACGAGGGCCTGTATCCCGTTCTGACGTTGGCCCTGGTTCTGTTGACCTTTACTCTCACCGATGGCCTGAACGGCAGCGGCTTTCTGGCCGTTTATCTGGCGGGCATTGTCCTCAGCCATAACGATTTCATCCATAAGCGCAGCCTGATGCGTTTTCACGATGGCCTGGCTTGGCTGATGCAGATCGCCATGTTCTTGACCCTGGGTTTGCTGGTTTTCCCGTCGCGGGTGGTTCCTATTATGGGTGTGGGTCTGCTGATTGCCGGCTATCTGATATTTGTGGCCCGGCCGGTCAGTGTCTTTGTTAGCCTGCTGCCGAGTAAATTAACCTGGCGCGAAAAGAGCTATCTATCTTGGGTCGGGCTGCGCGGGGCCGCTCCCATTATCCTGGCAACCTTTCCGCTGTTGGCCCGGCTGCCACAGGCGGACCTGATTTTTAACGTAGTATTTTTTATTGTCCTCACGTCGGTGCTGCTGCAAGGAACGACTTTGTCGCTGGTCGCCCGCTGGTTGAAGGTGGATGCCCCAACGATACCCAAACAGGTGTACCCCATCGAGTATATGCCGATGGATGGATTGAAAAGCGAACTCAAGGAGTTGCCCATACCGGCCGGATCGCCGGCCGTCGGTAAGTCTATTGTTGAATTGGGTCTGCCGGCCGGCCTGCTGATTGTGTTAATCGCCAGAGGCAGCGAGTTTGTGCTGCCCGGCGGTGGCACGGTGGTGCAGGCCGGCGATACGCTGCTGCTGTTGTCCGACAAGCCGTCGTTTGCCGACGTGGCCGCCAGATTTAACGCGCCGATGAGCTGA
- a CDS encoding ABC-F family ATP-binding cassette domain-containing protein, which translates to MNFVTLENVGKQYSERVLLENANLLINDGDRIGLIGPNGSGKTTLLRLIAGVEAPDAGQITVWGHVGVQFLPQDPQLDPSLTVLETVFHSDAPLMRVLRDYEAANERLQGNPTDAGLQAAFAEATAVMDRSNGWAAEAEAKTILTKLGVTQFAAPVATLSGGQHKRVALAHALITPADLLILDEPTNHIDAEAIAWLEEYLKNRPGALLMVTHDRYFLDRVVNRILDLDRRQLVSYGGNYGRYLELATVRHEQLAATEKKRQALLRRELDWLSRSPAARSTKQKARIQRVQEMQTLRHDRREAQVAISLAGRRLGKRVLEARGLSKAFGSLALFAGLDFELVPGDRVGVLGPNGAGKSTLLNILAGKLPPDSGTVTWGETVELGYYDQLSAGLRDDQRVFDTIADAAPLVKNAEGFRIDAAQMLEWFLFSRADQQTYVGSLSGGERRRLYLLLTLVRQPNVLFLDEPTNDLDIETLAVLEQFLDYFQGCLVVVSHDRYFLDRNVDFLASFEDGVLGTRYPTPYETYRRLLNEQRGTTSEERPVRSGPPPAARHAPPVVRKLTWKEKQELTAVETQIPLLEAQIAQLEAAINQVGGDYARLQTLSDELTAVRAALEIAETRWLELSETGR; encoded by the coding sequence ATGAACTTTGTTACTCTGGAAAACGTCGGCAAGCAGTACAGCGAGCGCGTCTTGCTGGAAAACGCCAATTTACTCATTAACGATGGCGACCGCATTGGTCTGATTGGTCCTAATGGCAGCGGCAAAACCACGCTGCTGCGTCTGATTGCTGGCGTGGAAGCGCCAGACGCCGGGCAGATCACCGTTTGGGGTCATGTGGGCGTGCAATTCCTGCCCCAAGACCCGCAGCTAGACCCATCCCTGACAGTGCTGGAGACGGTGTTTCACAGCGACGCGCCGTTGATGCGCGTGCTGCGTGACTATGAGGCGGCCAATGAGCGGCTGCAAGGAAATCCGACTGACGCCGGATTGCAGGCGGCCTTTGCTGAGGCAACGGCCGTGATGGACCGCAGCAATGGTTGGGCGGCCGAAGCCGAAGCCAAAACGATTCTGACAAAATTAGGCGTCACCCAATTTGCTGCGCCGGTCGCCACTCTCAGCGGCGGGCAGCATAAGCGCGTCGCCCTGGCCCATGCCCTCATCACCCCGGCCGATCTGCTGATTCTGGATGAACCGACCAACCACATAGACGCCGAGGCTATCGCCTGGCTGGAAGAGTACCTGAAAAATCGCCCCGGCGCGCTGCTGATGGTGACCCACGACCGCTATTTTCTGGACCGGGTGGTCAACCGTATCCTGGACCTGGACCGGCGGCAGTTGGTGAGCTATGGGGGAAATTACGGCCGTTACCTGGAACTCGCCACTGTCCGCCATGAACAACTGGCCGCCACCGAAAAAAAGCGGCAGGCGCTGCTGCGCCGCGAATTAGACTGGCTCAGCCGCAGCCCGGCGGCCCGCAGCACCAAGCAAAAAGCGCGCATCCAGCGCGTCCAGGAAATGCAAACCCTGCGCCACGACCGGCGTGAGGCGCAAGTGGCCATCTCGCTGGCCGGCCGCCGCCTGGGCAAGCGCGTCCTGGAAGCGCGCGGCCTCAGCAAAGCGTTTGGCAGCCTGGCGCTGTTTGCCGGTCTCGATTTTGAACTGGTCCCCGGCGACCGTGTGGGCGTTTTAGGACCCAATGGCGCCGGCAAAAGTACCCTGCTCAACATCCTGGCCGGCAAGCTGCCGCCAGACAGCGGCACAGTGACCTGGGGCGAAACGGTGGAACTGGGGTATTACGACCAGTTGAGCGCCGGTCTGCGCGACGATCAGCGTGTGTTTGATACCATTGCCGACGCTGCGCCGCTGGTTAAAAACGCCGAAGGATTTCGTATAGACGCGGCGCAAATGTTGGAGTGGTTTCTGTTCAGCCGCGCCGACCAGCAGACGTATGTCGGCAGCCTGAGCGGTGGGGAGCGGCGGCGGCTCTATTTGCTGCTGACGCTGGTGCGCCAGCCCAACGTGCTGTTTCTCGACGAGCCGACCAACGACCTGGACATTGAAACGCTGGCGGTGTTGGAGCAGTTTTTGGACTATTTTCAGGGCTGTCTGGTGGTGGTGAGCCACGACCGTTATTTTTTGGATCGCAATGTGGATTTCCTGGCCAGCTTTGAGGATGGCGTGTTGGGCACGCGCTACCCAACGCCGTATGAGACGTACCGGCGGCTGCTGAACGAACAACGGGGAACGACGAGCGAGGAACGGCCAGTGCGGAGCGGCCCGCCGCCGGCCGCGCGCCACGCTCCGCCTGTTGTCCGCAAATTGACGTGGAAGGAGAAGCAGGAGTTAACGGCCGTTGAGACCCAGATTCCTCTGCTCGAAGCCCAGATCGCCCAACTGGAGGCGGCCATCAACCAGGTTGGGGGGGATTATGCCCGCCTGCAAACCTTGTCGGACGAGTTAACGGCCGTGCGCGCCGCCCTGGAAATCGCCGAGACCCGCTGGTTGGAACTCTCGGAAACCGGAAGGTAG